The genomic interval GAACATTCTATTGAAGAAATTCTGCAAAAACTTTCACCCGAGTTGCTTGAAGTTCATATTACAGGCGGACTTCATCCCGATTGGCCATGGAATTATTATGTCGATTTAATCAAAGAAATAAAAAAGCATTTTCCGCAGATTGATGTAAAAGCCTGGACAGCAGTTGAAATAGATTTCTTCTCAAAGAAATTTAAAAAATCTATTGAAGAAGTATTGCTTGAATTGAAAGATGCCGGACTTCGAACTCTGCCCGGCGGCGGCGCAGAAGTCTTTTCTGAGCGGGTAAGAAGACTTTTATTCAATCAAAAGATCGGGGAGAAACGCTGGCTCGAAATCCATAAAGCTGCTCACCGTCTTGGAATTCGTTCCAATGCAACTTTGCTCTACGGACACATTGAAACTCTTGAAGAGAGAGTGAATCACTTTCTAAAGCTGCGTGAAGCACAAAAAGAAACGAATGGCTTTTTATCTTTCATCCCTCTTGCCTTTCAACCGGGAAATACCGGCATTAAAGTCAGCGATCATTTTACTTCTGCTATTGACGATTTGAAGACTATTGCGATTTCCAGATTAATGCTGAACAACTTCGATCACATTAAGGCATATTGGATAATGTTAACCGAACAGCTCGCCTCCGTTGCGTTAACTTTTGGCGCTGATGATATGGATGGAACCGTCGGCGGCGAACGGATTGCGCATGACGCCGGAGCCATCACCCCGATGATGCTTGCGAAGGACAAGCTGATCAAAATTATCAACGATGCCGGCAAAATTCCCGTTGAACGAGATATAAATTATAATCCGGTTAAGCTCCACAGCGATAATATCATCGGAAAAGTTTCTTATTTAAACACAGCACCTTTTTTTGATTTTCTCGAAAAAAAAGATTACAAAATTTTTCCGGCACCACCTCGTCAGCTTGGAAAGCTTTTCAAAAAAGATGATTTGACTGCTGGGATTATTTCTTTAGTCGATTACTTTGAAAAGGAAAATGATTTCGACTTGCTCGATTTCGGAATTGTGGGAAACCAAAAAGTTCAAAGCGTGATTTTGTATTCAAAATATTCGATAGAAAATTTGAACAATAAAAAAATTGCAATCACAAACGAAACTTCCACTTCATCTAGATTACTTCAAATTCTTTTTGAAAAAAGATTTAATTATTCGATTGAATATTTCGTAGAAAAAATTTCAACGGCCAACGAGGAAATTCAAAACTACGATGCATTTTTAACAATCGGTGATGATGCATTGAGATTTAAAAATCTTACTCCAGAAAATTTTGTGTATAAATACGATTTGGCAGAGCTATGGTACAACTGGAAGACGCTTCCATTCGTATTTGCAGTTTGGGTAATAAAAAAATCCTTGCCGGATGATGAAAAAAATAAATTTATCGAAATATTAAAATCGGCTTATGAAACGGGAATGAAAAATTTAGACGAACTCGGGAAAATTCGCGCAACTAAACTCGGATTAAATTCAAAAGAG from Ignavibacteria bacterium carries:
- the mqnE gene encoding aminofutalosine synthase MqnE — translated: MSVDRFSINMRDKRLENIWFKVQNNIELSLEDGMTLFRSNDLISIGKMAHWIQQQKSGDGVYFIVNQKIEPTNICVLSCKFCDFAVKKGNLEVYEHSIEEILQKLSPELLEVHITGGLHPDWPWNYYVDLIKEIKKHFPQIDVKAWTAVEIDFFSKKFKKSIEEVLLELKDAGLRTLPGGGAEVFSERVRRLLFNQKIGEKRWLEIHKAAHRLGIRSNATLLYGHIETLEERVNHFLKLREAQKETNGFLSFIPLAFQPGNTGIKVSDHFTSAIDDLKTIAISRLMLNNFDHIKAYWIMLTEQLASVALTFGADDMDGTVGGERIAHDAGAITPMMLAKDKLIKIINDAGKIPVERDINYNPVKLHSDNIIGKVSYLNTAPFFDFLEKKDYKIFPAPPRQLGKLFKKDDLTAGIISLVDYFEKENDFDLLDFGIVGNQKVQSVILYSKYSIENLNNKKIAITNETSTSSRLLQILFEKRFNYSIEYFVEKISTANEEIQNYDAFLTIGDDALRFKNLTPENFVYKYDLAELWYNWKTLPFVFAVWVIKKSLPDDEKNKFIEILKSAYETGMKNLDELGKIRATKLGLNSKELKDYYLNLNYKLGEMEKQAIKEFKALLK